One window from the genome of Nicotiana tomentosiformis chromosome 5, ASM39032v3, whole genome shotgun sequence encodes:
- the LOC104099599 gene encoding UDP-glucosyltransferase 29-like yields the protein MEGKKSTISVLMLPWLAHGHISPFLELATKVANRNLHIYMCSTPVNLNSVKKRVAGMYSRSIELVELHLPSFPDLPPHYHTTKGLPTHLISTLNKAFEMSTPFFSKILQTLNPDLVIYDFNLPWAADCASSVNIPAVQFLTFSAAVIALGIHMYDKPGEMFPFPEIYLHEYEMLIIKKALDQLPGKKFPFDEALRRSRDIILVKTCRDIEGKYMDYLSSLVSKKVVPVGALVQESIDQDGHEEITQWLDKKDKGSTVFVSFGSEYFLSKDKIHVVAQGLELSKVNFIWVIRFPQGERISTQDALPEGFLERVGERGMILEGWAPQAKILQHSSVGGFVSHCGWNSLMESMKFGVPIIAMPMQVDQPMNARLVEYIGIGMEAMRDENGNLQSEEIAKVIRKVVVDEIGEVVRKNARELSEKMNAKGDEEIDGVVEELVALCNNK from the coding sequence ATGGAGGGCAAGAAAAGCACCATTAGTGTACTCATGTTACCATGGCTAGCTCATGGTCACATAAGTCCATTCCTAGAACTAGCCACGAAGGTTGCAAATAGAAACTTACACATTTACATGTGTTCCACTCCTGTAAATCTGAACTCCGTCAAGAAAAGAGTCGCCGGGATGTATTCTCGGTCAATAGAATTAGTTGAGCTTCATCTTCCATCCTTTCCAGATCTTCCTCCTCATTACCACACTACCAAAGGCCTTCCAACTCATCTCATTTCCACCCTCAACAAAGCTTTTGAAATGAGCACTCCATTTTTTTCTAAAATATTACAAACTCTAAATCCAGACTTGGTCATTTACGACTTTAATCTGCCATGGGCTGCTGATTGCGCCTCCTCTGTGAACATTCCTGCTGTGCAGTTCCTTACTTTTAGCGCGGCTGTCATTGCTTTGGGCATCCACATGTATGATAAGCCAGGAGAAATGTTCCCATTTCCTGAAATTTACCTGCACGAATATGAAATGCTTATTATAAAGAAAGCTCTTGATCAATTACCAGGTAAGAAGTTCCCATTCGACGAGGCTCTTAGGCGATCGCGCGATATTATTCTGGTGAAAACTTGCAGAGACATTGAAGGGAAATATATGGATTATCTTTCAAGTTTGGTTTCCAAGAAAGTAGTCCCGGTTGGTGCACTAGTTCAAGAATCCATTGACCAAGATGGCCACGAGGAGATCACGCAATGGCTTGACAAGAAAGATAAAGGTTCAACTGTGTTTGTTTCATTTGGGAGTGAGTATTTTCTATCTAAGGATAAAATACATGTAGTAGCTCAAGGGCTAGAGCTTAGCAAAGTGAACTTCATTTGGGTCATTAGGTTTCCACAAGGTGAAAGAATTAGTACTCAAGATGCATTACCAGAAGGATTTCTTGAAAGGGTAGGAGAAAGAGGAATGATTTTGGAAGGATGGGCTCCTCAAGCAAAAATTCTTCAACACTCGAGCGTTGGAGGGTTCGTGAGCCACTGTGGATGGAATTCTTTGATGGAAAGCATGAAGTTTGGTGTGCCCATAATTGCCATGCCAATGCAGGTCGACCAGCCGATGAATGCTAGGCTTGTGGAATATATTGGGATTGGAATGGAAGCAATGAGGGACGAAAACGGAAATCTACAAAGTGAAGAGATCGCAAAGGTGATAAGGAAGGTGGTAGTGGATGAAATCGGGGAGGTTGTGAGGAAGAATGCTAGAGAACTGAGTGAGAAGATGAATGCGAAAGGGGACGAAGAGATAGATGGAGTGGTGGAAGAGCTTGTGGCACTTTGTAACAACAAATGA